One region of Azoarcus sp. CIB genomic DNA includes:
- the rpmE gene encoding 50S ribosomal protein L31, translated as MKADIHPNYKAVQVTCSCGNAFETRSTLGKPVLHVEVCSACHPFYTGKQKIVDTAGRVERFRQKYGSVQRLG; from the coding sequence ATGAAAGCGGATATCCACCCGAATTACAAAGCCGTCCAGGTCACCTGCTCCTGCGGCAATGCCTTCGAAACCCGTTCGACGCTGGGCAAGCCCGTGCTGCACGTCGAAGTGTGCTCTGCCTGCCACCCCTTCTACACCGGCAAGCAGAAGATCGTCGACACCGCCGGTCGCGTCGAGCGTTTCCGCCAGAAATACGGCAGCGTTCAGCGCCTTGGCTGA
- a CDS encoding methyltransferase domain-containing protein encodes MSYANSRIPESAQSGVHEQLVRRVQRHLAEPFRKPCLDYNHAAFEASLAGWDRNAPLILDAGCGVGHSTIQLARAFPDHWVIGVDQSADRLNRRKPYPDALLPKNMVFVRADLVDYWRLMSDAGLRLARHYILYPNPWPKIGHLARRWHAHPVFPFIPRLGGVLECRTNWRVYIEEFACALALATGREVAWETFEAPAPLTPFERKYRDSGQTLFRLVCDLDAQACARQEDGAR; translated from the coding sequence ATGAGTTACGCAAATTCGCGCATCCCCGAGAGCGCCCAGTCGGGCGTGCATGAGCAGCTGGTGCGGCGCGTGCAGCGCCATCTCGCCGAGCCCTTCCGCAAGCCCTGCCTGGATTACAACCATGCCGCGTTCGAGGCCAGCCTCGCCGGCTGGGATCGCAACGCGCCGCTGATCCTCGATGCCGGCTGCGGGGTCGGCCACAGCACGATCCAGCTCGCGCGCGCCTTTCCCGATCACTGGGTGATCGGCGTCGATCAGTCCGCGGATCGCCTCAACCGCCGCAAGCCCTATCCCGACGCGCTGCTGCCGAAGAACATGGTCTTCGTGCGGGCGGATCTCGTCGATTACTGGCGCCTGATGAGCGATGCGGGCCTGCGGCTCGCCCGTCACTACATCCTCTATCCGAACCCGTGGCCCAAGATCGGTCACCTTGCGCGCCGCTGGCACGCTCATCCCGTGTTTCCTTTCATTCCGCGACTGGGTGGCGTGCTCGAATGCCGCACGAACTGGCGCGTGTACATCGAGGAATTCGCGTGTGCGCTAGCGCTGGCGACCGGCCGCGAAGTCGCCTGGGAAACCTTCGAGGCGCCCGCGCCCCTGACGCCGTTCGAGCGCAAGTACCGCGATTCCGGCCAGACGCTATTCCGCCTGGTTTGCGATCTCGATGCGCAGGCTTGCGCGCGGCAAGAGGATGGCGCACGCTGA
- a CDS encoding tRNA-dihydrouridine synthase family protein, translating to MRLLLAPMEGLLDADLRDVLTRACPYDWAVSEFARVSGTLLPHRVYRRISPELQSGGRTRASVPVRVQLLGSDPSCLADNAAHLAELAPPGIDLNFGCPAPTVNRHRGGAVLLDEPELLHRIAAAVRGAVPVGVPFTAKMRLGVTDASKAVECAQALAAGGVEGLVVHARTKLDGYRPPAHWVWIARIAEAVDIPVTANGEVWSEVDWRRCRAESGVADVMLGRGAVADPFLARRLRAHGSAGDCSVDRDAEWAELQPLLALFWRRVRERLLPQHSPGRLKQWLNLLRRNYPQAERLFREVRAARRPPEIDAALVRHGIAAAALPLAA from the coding sequence GTGCGTCTGCTGCTCGCGCCGATGGAAGGTCTGCTCGACGCCGATTTGCGCGACGTGCTCACCCGCGCCTGTCCCTACGACTGGGCCGTGAGCGAATTCGCGCGCGTGTCCGGTACGCTCCTTCCGCATCGCGTCTACCGACGCATCAGCCCCGAACTGCAGTCCGGCGGGCGGACCCGGGCGTCGGTGCCGGTACGCGTGCAGCTGCTGGGTTCGGATCCCTCCTGCCTTGCCGACAATGCGGCACATCTCGCCGAGCTCGCCCCTCCTGGCATCGACCTCAATTTCGGCTGCCCTGCGCCGACGGTGAACCGCCATCGCGGCGGAGCCGTACTGCTCGACGAGCCGGAGCTCCTCCATCGCATCGCCGCGGCCGTGCGGGGTGCCGTGCCGGTCGGGGTGCCGTTCACCGCGAAAATGCGTCTGGGTGTCACCGATGCGTCGAAGGCTGTCGAATGTGCCCAGGCGCTCGCCGCTGGGGGCGTGGAAGGCCTGGTCGTGCATGCGCGCACCAAGCTCGACGGTTACCGTCCGCCCGCGCATTGGGTGTGGATTGCGCGCATCGCGGAGGCGGTGGACATTCCCGTGACCGCCAACGGCGAAGTATGGTCCGAGGTGGACTGGCGGCGCTGCCGCGCCGAGAGCGGGGTTGCCGACGTGATGCTGGGGCGCGGGGCGGTCGCCGATCCCTTCCTCGCGCGCCGCTTGCGTGCGCATGGCAGCGCAGGCGATTGCTCGGTCGACCGCGACGCGGAGTGGGCGGAACTGCAGCCGCTGCTCGCACTCTTTTGGCGCCGGGTTCGGGAAAGGCTGCTGCCGCAGCATTCGCCGGGGCGCCTCAAGCAGTGGCTGAATCTGCTGCGCCGCAATTATCCGCAGGCCGAGCGCCTGTTCCGCGAGGTCCGTGCGGCGCGCCGGCCCCCCGAGATCGACGCCGCCCTCGTGCGCCACGGCATTGCCGCCGCAGCGCTGCCGCTGGCGGCCTGA
- a CDS encoding UPF0149 family protein, which translates to MTNDTAANDDSDNPNLLDDEEFEALEELLTSDVVPEDCMDLEMLDGYLAAVLASPVPIAPDEWLPPVWSAHGDEISFGSGSQMQRAIRLVRRYYNELATTLGEPEGWEPFCYAASEGDTVAIGEEWVEGFAQGLELWPEDWDAGLPADAAETVRNALDELMAPWAADDAELADEDTRLEWLEQAVNCIETVLGQWRALGMAAPALLTVDQPAMHTPAAVGRNDPCPCGSGKKYKKCCGAVE; encoded by the coding sequence ATGACGAACGACACCGCTGCAAATGACGATAGCGACAACCCCAACCTGCTCGACGACGAGGAATTCGAGGCGCTCGAGGAGCTGCTGACCTCGGACGTCGTGCCCGAGGACTGCATGGACCTCGAGATGCTCGACGGGTACCTCGCCGCCGTCCTCGCTTCGCCCGTGCCGATCGCCCCCGATGAGTGGCTGCCGCCGGTGTGGTCGGCGCACGGGGACGAGATCTCCTTCGGTTCGGGCAGCCAGATGCAGCGTGCGATCCGGCTGGTGCGGCGCTATTACAACGAGCTCGCGACCACCCTGGGCGAGCCGGAAGGATGGGAGCCGTTCTGCTACGCGGCGAGCGAGGGCGACACGGTCGCGATCGGCGAGGAATGGGTCGAGGGCTTCGCGCAGGGCCTCGAGCTGTGGCCCGAGGACTGGGACGCCGGGCTGCCCGCGGATGCCGCGGAGACTGTGCGCAATGCGCTCGATGAGCTGATGGCGCCCTGGGCCGCGGACGACGCCGAACTGGCGGACGAGGACACCCGGCTGGAGTGGCTCGAGCAGGCGGTGAACTGCATCGAGACGGTACTCGGGCAATGGCGTGCGCTCGGAATGGCAGCGCCGGCGCTGCTGACCGTGGATCAACCCGCCATGCACACGCCGGCTGCGGTCGGCCGCAACGACCCCTGTCCCTGCGGCAGCGGCAAGAAGTACAAGAAGTGCTGCGGCGCAGTCGAGTGA
- a CDS encoding YkgJ family cysteine cluster protein, with product MSDDHCTRCGACCAAFRVDFHRSELASATSGGVPDAMTVPVTGELVRMRGTDEAPPRCVALAGEVGSRVGCTIYVGRPSPCRDFAPYAALGIGEDACDRARRRHGLQPL from the coding sequence GTGAGCGACGATCACTGCACCCGCTGCGGTGCCTGTTGCGCCGCGTTTCGCGTCGATTTCCATCGTTCCGAGCTGGCCAGCGCGACCTCGGGGGGCGTACCCGACGCGATGACCGTTCCAGTGACCGGCGAGCTCGTGCGCATGCGCGGCACCGACGAGGCGCCGCCGCGCTGCGTCGCGCTCGCGGGCGAGGTCGGCAGCCGGGTCGGCTGCACGATCTATGTCGGGCGGCCGTCACCCTGTCGCGACTTCGCGCCCTACGCGGCGCTCGGCATCGGCGAGGATGCCTGCGACCGCGCGCGTCGGCGCCACGGATTGCAGCCGCTCTGA